Proteins co-encoded in one Candidatus Delongbacteria bacterium genomic window:
- a CDS encoding OadG family protein yields MDTQTSTAVSALVMGMGTVFVGLALLQMAMYFSAWANNRKVPVAAASVTPAVELGTLIQPASEPGLQVLDADGNPVSGELLVAIALAIHLDSHALEELEAQRLTWTAMFKPFSPWVMDGKTSLHTRRIRWRATAATGTIVRDRSNRS; encoded by the coding sequence ATGGACACCCAAACATCCACCGCGGTGAGCGCGTTGGTCATGGGCATGGGAACGGTCTTCGTGGGCCTGGCCCTGTTGCAGATGGCCATGTACTTCAGCGCCTGGGCCAACAACCGCAAGGTGCCCGTTGCGGCCGCCTCCGTCACTCCGGCGGTGGAGCTGGGCACCCTGATCCAGCCGGCCAGCGAGCCGGGCCTGCAGGTGCTGGACGCCGACGGCAATCCTGTCTCGGGTGAATTGCTGGTCGCCATCGCCCTGGCCATCCACCTGGACAGCCACGCCCTGGAAGAGCTGGAGGCCCAGCGCCTCACCTGGACCGCCATGTTCAAGCCCTTCAGCCCGTGGGTGATGGACGGCAAGACCAGCCTGCACACGCGCAGGATCCGCTGGCGGGCCACGGCCGCCACGGGCACCATCGTCCGCGACCGATCCAACCGGAGCTAG
- a CDS encoding acyl-CoA carboxylase subunit beta, whose product MSSGVEKLRALRRQAQLGGGEKRIEAQHAKGKLTARERVLRLLDDGSFEEYDMFKQHRCTNFGLEKQQFLGDGVVTGSGTIDGRLVFVFSQDFTVLGGSLSETYAEKICKVMDMAMKMGAPIIGLNDSGGARIHEGIESLAAYAEIFQRNVMASGVIPQLSAIMGPCAGGAVYSPALTDVIIMVKNTSTMYVTGPKVVKSVTGEELSDEELGGAMVHVGKSGVVHYAAEDEEECLVLLRKLLSYLPQNNMEEPPSLPCRDPYDRECPLLDTIIPESSSKAYDMKEVILEILDDNEFLEQQRYFAPNIITGFGRLNGRSVGIVANQPSYLAGVLDINSSNKAARFVRLCDAFNVPIVTLVDVPGFLPGSAQEYGGIIRHGAKLLYAYCEATVPKITLITRKAYGGAYDVMASKHIRGDINYAWPTAEIAVMGGKGAVQILYAREAAAAEDPKAFLAEKEKEYTETFANPYVAASRGYLDDIIIPSRTRFRLIRALEMCASKKDGNPPKKHGNIPL is encoded by the coding sequence ATGAGTTCCGGCGTGGAAAAGCTGAGGGCCCTGCGCCGTCAGGCCCAGCTCGGGGGTGGCGAGAAGCGAATCGAGGCCCAGCATGCCAAGGGCAAGTTGACGGCCCGCGAACGCGTGCTGCGGCTGCTGGACGACGGGAGCTTCGAGGAGTACGACATGTTCAAGCAGCATCGCTGCACGAACTTCGGCCTCGAAAAGCAGCAGTTCCTGGGCGATGGCGTGGTCACCGGTTCGGGCACCATCGACGGCCGGCTGGTCTTCGTGTTCAGCCAGGACTTCACGGTGCTGGGCGGCAGCCTGTCCGAGACCTACGCAGAGAAGATCTGCAAGGTGATGGACATGGCCATGAAGATGGGCGCGCCGATCATCGGGCTCAACGATTCCGGCGGCGCGCGCATCCACGAGGGCATCGAGAGCCTGGCGGCCTACGCCGAGATCTTCCAGCGCAACGTGATGGCCTCGGGCGTGATTCCGCAGCTCTCCGCCATCATGGGCCCCTGCGCCGGCGGCGCGGTCTACAGCCCGGCGCTGACGGACGTGATCATCATGGTGAAGAACACCTCCACCATGTACGTCACCGGCCCCAAGGTGGTCAAGTCGGTGACCGGCGAGGAGCTGAGCGACGAGGAGTTGGGCGGCGCGATGGTCCACGTGGGCAAAAGCGGCGTCGTGCACTATGCCGCGGAGGACGAGGAGGAGTGCCTGGTCCTGCTGCGCAAGCTGCTCTCCTACCTGCCCCAGAACAACATGGAAGAACCGCCCAGCCTGCCCTGCCGCGATCCCTACGACCGCGAGTGCCCGCTGCTGGACACGATCATCCCGGAGAGCTCGAGCAAGGCCTATGACATGAAAGAGGTCATCCTGGAGATCCTGGATGACAACGAATTCCTCGAGCAGCAGCGCTACTTCGCCCCCAACATCATCACGGGTTTCGGCCGCCTGAACGGCCGCAGCGTGGGCATCGTGGCCAATCAGCCCAGCTACCTGGCGGGCGTGCTGGACATCAACTCGTCCAACAAGGCCGCGCGCTTCGTGCGCCTCTGCGACGCCTTCAACGTGCCCATCGTCACCCTGGTGGACGTGCCGGGCTTCCTGCCGGGCAGCGCCCAGGAGTACGGCGGCATCATCCGCCACGGCGCCAAGCTGCTCTACGCCTACTGCGAGGCCACGGTGCCGAAGATCACGCTGATCACGCGCAAGGCCTACGGCGGCGCCTACGACGTGATGGCCTCCAAGCACATCCGCGGCGACATCAACTACGCCTGGCCCACGGCGGAGATCGCCGTGATGGGCGGCAAGGGCGCCGTGCAGATCCTCTACGCCCGGGAAGCCGCCGCCGCGGAGGACCCCAAGGCCTTCCTGGCGGAGAAGGAGAAGGAGTACACCGAGACCTTCGCCAATCCCTACGTGGCGGCCTCGCGCGGCTATCTGGACGACATCATCATCCCGTCGCGGACCCGCTTCCGGCTGATCCGGGCCCTGGAGATGTGCGCGTCCAAGAAGGACGGCAATCCGCCCAAGAAGCACGGCAACATTCCGCTCTAG
- a CDS encoding CYTH domain-containing protein, which produces MKQEIERRFLVADPAALGDWPAQRLVQGYLSRDPGRTVRLRLSTDEQGCERGWLTVKGPTRLEAGACVRTEWEVELPPAEVRAGLALCLPSLLEKTRLRVEHAGHVWEVDVFQGANAGLVLAEIELEGPDESFATPPWLGEEISADPRYSNACLSDTPWNRW; this is translated from the coding sequence ATGAAGCAAGAGATCGAGCGCCGCTTCCTCGTCGCGGACCCCGCCGCCCTGGGCGATTGGCCCGCTCAGCGGCTGGTGCAGGGCTATCTGAGCCGCGACCCCGGGCGCACGGTGCGACTTCGCTTGTCTACCGATGAGCAGGGATGCGAGCGCGGCTGGCTGACGGTGAAGGGGCCCACCCGGCTGGAGGCCGGCGCCTGCGTGCGGACGGAGTGGGAAGTGGAGTTGCCGCCCGCCGAAGTCCGCGCGGGCCTGGCGCTCTGCCTGCCGAGCCTGCTGGAGAAAACCCGTCTGCGCGTGGAGCACGCCGGGCATGTCTGGGAAGTGGACGTCTTCCAAGGGGCCAACGCCGGTCTGGTGCTGGCCGAAATCGAGCTGGAGGGTCCGGACGAGTCCTTTGCCACGCCACCCTGGCTGGGGGAGGAGATCAGCGCGGACCCCCGCTACAGCAACGCCTGCCTGTCGGACACACCCTGGAACCGCTGGTAG
- a CDS encoding transglutaminase-like domain-containing protein, giving the protein MIKRAGGMALILLLIGVTQARADGLDSLLAVQRGRAGGRAAELFAPLEPSSSLGGTARDDYRFLLAHLPLSDLAELEAEDLRENVRLAHQARERFPWGARVPAELWRHYVLPARVSQEPFTRWRARFLAELAPRLEGLDMGAAALEVNHWCHEQATYRPTDGRDQDPLTTCRAGFGRCEEEMILAIAALRSVGIPARQCYTPYWAHSDDNHAWVEVWTDGAWSFFGACEPAPELGQAWFTGPARRAMLVVSQAYGAMERTGEPILRREGRSTSVNSTAVYGPVKTLRLQVTDAKGRPQPGQRVIFHLYNYGGWMPALVQTTDEQGRLELVCGRGSWLVSAGSKGLAGLLHVEPAQTEARLVLGARTDWTGPARVDYAPPPPAPEPEPAAGLVFAEGVARGLVDTAAVRRADQVFQQRLQQEDSLREARVWSRGPCTPLDAAGVAAPDSLGLRPLLESSATLGAEPGAVWTQLLSARGNAGVWLDFLAGRLRSAGPASGGVPDSVWSRLEPAALRRRLDVLEACSDKDRVEIGGATLCELESALARLDTPAAGDSLGRARWLEHVVAPRVDGEACRPWRADLTEFLERHPRLRDSRGDKALLRWIRRELRREPDRDRLGAPLTPAQVLELGGGTAEDLERFYLGCCRVRGRVARTNPLSGRLERWEAGAWHSVRLFRPAGPTRASASGHLSLAAADSLSMQARCLKDWCLLRWDVDHLEALDLGWQQPLSHLEFPLELPAGRYVLCTGRRREDGSAPVHMQWLEIKPGTTLEAELRLDP; this is encoded by the coding sequence ATGATCAAGCGCGCGGGCGGGATGGCGCTGATCCTGCTGCTAATCGGCGTGACACAGGCACGTGCCGACGGGCTGGATTCCTTGCTGGCCGTGCAGCGCGGGCGCGCCGGCGGCCGGGCGGCGGAGCTGTTCGCGCCGCTTGAGCCCAGTTCCAGCCTGGGGGGCACGGCGCGTGACGACTATCGTTTTCTCCTGGCCCACCTGCCCCTCTCGGACCTGGCCGAGCTGGAGGCGGAGGACCTGCGCGAGAATGTGCGGTTGGCGCACCAGGCCCGGGAGCGCTTTCCCTGGGGCGCCCGGGTGCCGGCAGAGCTCTGGCGCCATTACGTGCTGCCGGCCCGTGTGTCACAGGAACCCTTCACGCGCTGGCGGGCCCGCTTCCTGGCGGAGCTGGCGCCGCGGCTGGAGGGGCTGGACATGGGCGCTGCCGCCCTGGAGGTCAACCACTGGTGCCACGAGCAGGCCACCTACCGGCCCACGGACGGGCGCGACCAGGATCCGCTGACCACCTGCCGCGCGGGCTTCGGGCGCTGCGAGGAGGAGATGATCCTGGCCATCGCCGCGCTGCGCAGCGTGGGCATTCCCGCCCGGCAGTGCTACACGCCCTACTGGGCCCACTCGGACGACAACCACGCCTGGGTGGAGGTCTGGACGGACGGCGCCTGGTCCTTCTTCGGGGCCTGCGAGCCCGCGCCGGAGCTGGGCCAGGCCTGGTTCACGGGTCCCGCCCGGCGGGCCATGCTGGTGGTCAGCCAGGCCTACGGCGCCATGGAAAGGACCGGCGAACCCATTCTACGCCGGGAGGGCCGTTCCACCAGCGTCAACTCCACGGCGGTCTATGGACCGGTGAAGACCCTGCGCCTGCAGGTGACCGACGCCAAGGGCCGGCCGCAGCCCGGGCAGCGCGTGATCTTCCACCTCTACAACTACGGCGGTTGGATGCCCGCGCTGGTGCAAACCACAGACGAGCAAGGACGGCTGGAACTGGTCTGCGGGCGCGGCAGCTGGCTGGTGAGCGCCGGGTCCAAGGGACTGGCGGGTCTCCTGCACGTGGAACCCGCCCAGACCGAGGCCCGGCTGGTGCTGGGCGCGCGGACTGATTGGACGGGACCCGCCCGCGTGGACTATGCGCCGCCGCCGCCCGCGCCGGAACCCGAGCCCGCCGCGGGCCTGGTCTTCGCCGAGGGGGTGGCCCGCGGGCTGGTGGACACGGCCGCCGTGCGACGGGCCGATCAGGTCTTCCAACAACGCCTGCAGCAGGAGGACTCGCTGCGCGAGGCGCGGGTCTGGTCACGCGGCCCCTGCACGCCCCTGGATGCCGCCGGAGTGGCGGCGCCGGACAGCCTGGGGCTGCGGCCACTGCTGGAGAGCTCGGCGACGCTGGGCGCGGAACCCGGCGCGGTCTGGACGCAGCTACTCAGCGCGCGGGGCAACGCCGGGGTCTGGCTGGACTTCCTGGCCGGCCGGTTGCGGAGCGCCGGCCCGGCCAGTGGCGGGGTGCCGGACAGCGTCTGGAGCCGGCTGGAGCCTGCGGCACTCCGGCGGCGCTTGGACGTGCTGGAGGCCTGTTCCGACAAGGATCGGGTGGAGATCGGCGGGGCGACCCTGTGCGAGCTGGAATCCGCGCTGGCCCGACTGGACACCCCCGCTGCCGGCGACAGTCTGGGCCGGGCGCGCTGGCTGGAACATGTTGTGGCGCCGCGGGTGGACGGGGAGGCCTGTCGTCCCTGGCGCGCTGATCTGACAGAGTTCCTGGAGCGCCACCCGCGGCTGCGGGACTCGCGTGGGGACAAGGCTCTGCTGCGCTGGATCCGGCGCGAGCTGCGGCGGGAACCGGATCGCGACCGGCTGGGCGCGCCCCTGACGCCGGCCCAGGTGCTGGAATTGGGCGGCGGCACGGCCGAGGATCTGGAGCGCTTTTACCTGGGTTGCTGCCGCGTGCGCGGCCGGGTCGCCCGGACGAATCCGCTCTCCGGCCGGCTGGAGCGCTGGGAGGCGGGCGCCTGGCACTCTGTGCGCCTGTTCCGCCCGGCGGGTCCGACCCGGGCCTCGGCCAGCGGCCACTTGAGTCTGGCGGCGGCCGACAGCCTCTCCATGCAGGCCCGCTGCCTGAAGGACTGGTGCCTGCTGCGCTGGGACGTGGACCACTTGGAAGCCCTGGACCTGGGCTGGCAGCAGCCCCTCTCCCACCTCGAGTTTCCGCTGGAGCTGCCGGCCGGCCGCTACGTGCTCTGCACGGGTCGCCGCCGGGAGGACGGCTCGGCCCCCGTCCACATGCAGTGGTTGGAGATCAAGCCGGGCACAACGCTGGAGGCGGAGCTGCGACTGGATCCCTGA
- the chrA gene encoding chromate efflux transporter, translating into MSPRRWQLFVEFLRLGAVAFGGPAMVVHIRRLAVERRGWLSEAEFREGVALCQAIPGATAMQCAAFTGLRTRGLTGALCAFAGFVLPAFLLMLVLSLGYGQALALPAGLALLAGLRWVVVALVAHAAWMLGRSHLKSVPDALLAAGAALLFFFNLHPLLILLLAVLAGWLRSRYDDPTAPVPPGPARRAPWRSPLLLGATGLLLIGLLTWTRPLLAQLFVSMVKVDLVAFGGGYAALPLLYREVVELQGWLPARTFLDGITLGQVTPGPIVITATFIGHQVAGWAGALTTTAGIFLPSLFMLTLAEPWFQRLNRRPDFRQVTRSLLLSFAGLLAAVTLRFALETPWTWPGRLLALAALGLLLRKVDVHWVVLGGGLLSLWLAA; encoded by the coding sequence ATGTCGCCCCGCCGCTGGCAGCTGTTCGTGGAATTCCTGCGCCTGGGCGCCGTGGCCTTCGGCGGACCGGCCATGGTCGTGCACATCCGCCGCCTGGCCGTGGAGCGGCGGGGCTGGCTCAGCGAAGCCGAGTTTCGCGAGGGCGTGGCGCTGTGCCAAGCCATTCCCGGGGCCACGGCCATGCAGTGCGCGGCCTTCACCGGACTGCGCACGCGCGGGCTGACGGGAGCCCTCTGCGCCTTCGCAGGGTTTGTGCTGCCAGCCTTCCTGCTGATGCTGGTGCTCTCGCTGGGCTACGGGCAGGCCCTGGCCTTGCCGGCGGGCCTGGCCCTGTTGGCGGGGCTGCGCTGGGTGGTGGTGGCGCTGGTGGCCCACGCCGCCTGGATGCTGGGCCGCAGTCACCTGAAGTCGGTGCCCGATGCCTTGCTGGCCGCCGGCGCGGCCCTGCTGTTCTTCTTCAACCTGCACCCGCTGCTGATCCTGCTGCTCGCCGTGCTGGCGGGTTGGCTGCGCTCCCGCTACGACGACCCGACCGCACCCGTCCCCCCCGGCCCGGCCCGCCGCGCGCCCTGGCGTTCGCCCCTGCTCCTGGGCGCAACGGGCTTGCTCCTGATCGGCCTGCTGACCTGGACCCGGCCCCTCCTGGCGCAGCTGTTCGTCAGCATGGTCAAGGTGGACCTGGTGGCCTTCGGCGGCGGCTACGCGGCCCTGCCCCTGCTCTACCGCGAAGTGGTGGAGCTGCAGGGCTGGCTGCCGGCGCGCACCTTCCTGGACGGCATCACACTGGGTCAGGTGACGCCGGGTCCCATCGTGATCACGGCCACGTTCATCGGCCATCAGGTGGCCGGCTGGGCCGGGGCGCTGACCACCACGGCGGGCATCTTCCTGCCGTCCCTGTTCATGCTGACCCTGGCCGAACCCTGGTTCCAGCGCCTGAATCGACGGCCGGACTTCCGCCAGGTCACCCGCAGCCTGCTGTTGTCGTTTGCGGGTCTGCTGGCGGCGGTGACCTTGCGGTTCGCGCTGGAGACCCCCTGGACCTGGCCGGGCCGACTGCTGGCGCTGGCGGCGCTTGGGCTCCTACTGCGCAAGGTGGACGTGCATTGGGTGGTGCTGGGCGGCGGCCTGCTGTCCCTCTGGCTGGCGGCCTGA
- the tsaD gene encoding tRNA (adenosine(37)-N6)-threonylcarbamoyltransferase complex transferase subunit TsaD, whose product MILLGIESSCDESAAAVIDGQQVRSSVVSTQLIHTQWGGVVPELASREHLRVVPAVVRRALAEAGLEVGELEGVAATRGPGLPGSLLVGFHFAKALAYARHLPFLGVNHMEGHIYANFVGEEEPALPALVLVISGGHTQLVEMSGPRRFRIVGQTLDDAAGEAFDKVAKLLGLGWPGGPAIGRAAESGDPAFLDYPRALAGRAGLDFSFSGLKTAVLHSLRAQSGEWRQAHLADICASFEQAVCDQLVHRTLRAARELGSRQLVLAGGVAANRRLRAQLEAACADAGLALALPPLAWCTDNAVMIARAAHGRLLRGERSPLDLDATPRFDLEQASRGAEESDPA is encoded by the coding sequence ATGATCCTGCTGGGCATCGAGAGCAGCTGCGACGAGAGCGCGGCCGCGGTGATCGACGGCCAGCAGGTCCGCTCCAGCGTGGTCTCCACCCAATTGATCCACACCCAGTGGGGCGGCGTCGTGCCGGAGCTGGCCAGCCGCGAGCACCTGCGCGTGGTGCCCGCCGTGGTGCGCCGGGCCCTGGCTGAGGCGGGTCTGGAGGTCGGGGAGTTGGAAGGCGTGGCCGCCACCCGCGGTCCGGGCTTGCCGGGCAGCCTGCTGGTGGGCTTCCACTTCGCCAAGGCCCTGGCCTATGCCCGCCACCTGCCCTTCCTGGGCGTGAATCACATGGAAGGGCACATCTACGCCAACTTCGTGGGGGAGGAGGAGCCGGCCCTGCCCGCGCTGGTGCTGGTGATCTCCGGCGGTCACACCCAATTGGTGGAGATGTCCGGCCCGCGCCGCTTCCGCATCGTGGGCCAAACCCTGGACGACGCGGCGGGCGAGGCCTTCGACAAGGTCGCCAAGCTGTTGGGCCTGGGCTGGCCGGGCGGACCGGCCATCGGCCGCGCGGCGGAGAGCGGGGATCCGGCCTTCCTGGACTACCCGCGGGCCCTGGCGGGCCGGGCGGGTCTGGACTTCAGCTTTTCCGGCCTCAAGACCGCCGTGCTGCATTCCCTGCGGGCCCAGAGCGGGGAGTGGCGGCAGGCGCACCTGGCGGACATCTGCGCCTCCTTCGAGCAGGCCGTCTGCGACCAGCTGGTCCACCGCACCCTGCGCGCCGCCCGGGAACTGGGCTCGCGGCAGCTGGTGCTGGCCGGCGGCGTGGCGGCCAACCGGCGGCTGCGCGCCCAGCTGGAGGCCGCCTGTGCCGACGCGGGCCTGGCGCTGGCCCTGCCGCCGCTGGCCTGGTGCACGGACAACGCCGTAATGATCGCCCGGGCCGCCCACGGCCGCCTGCTGCGCGGCGAGCGCAGCCCCCTGGACCTGGATGCCACCCCGCGCTTCGATCTGGAGCAGGCCTCCCGCGGCGCGGAAGAAAGCGACCCCGCATGA
- a CDS encoding YbbR-like domain-containing protein — protein MKLMGRLNKLLAGLTSHLQVKLVLLLLAGVCWFFVHTSQEMEIEFSLPLDVQLELPSGRTLAENPPSHVQVLLKGRGRNLLVFALFGTGRCVVEGGRGGDNVPLSGKHLELEGAVDLSVVSVFPALLRLDVDRLETRRLPVRLAGSLEPAEGFVLTGDPVLEPDVVKLTGPRSVLDTLSFIETEPVDLKGRKRDVAEELALVAPAPSVQLDVGHVRLSATLQRRAERRYSGIPLRVVDLPAPLSVRPRSLDLTIVGGEEALAGLEKERIVALLEGARLRPGQTQMPCRIILPPGFSWTNPEPPLFRIVGRRAQKAPATQRRDSLEGAAPPPAP, from the coding sequence ATGAAGCTGATGGGCCGACTCAACAAACTCCTCGCCGGACTGACCAGCCACCTGCAGGTGAAGCTCGTGCTGCTCCTGCTGGCGGGCGTGTGCTGGTTTTTCGTCCACACCAGCCAGGAGATGGAGATCGAGTTCTCCCTGCCGCTGGACGTGCAGCTGGAGCTGCCCTCCGGCCGCACCCTGGCGGAGAATCCGCCCAGCCACGTGCAGGTGCTGCTCAAGGGCCGCGGGCGCAACCTGCTGGTCTTCGCCCTGTTCGGCACAGGGCGCTGCGTGGTGGAGGGCGGCCGCGGCGGCGACAACGTTCCGCTCTCCGGCAAGCATCTGGAACTGGAAGGCGCGGTGGACTTGAGCGTGGTCTCGGTTTTCCCCGCCCTGCTGCGGCTGGACGTGGACCGGCTGGAGACCCGGCGCCTGCCTGTGCGGCTGGCCGGCAGCCTGGAGCCGGCGGAGGGCTTCGTGCTGACCGGCGACCCTGTCCTGGAGCCGGACGTGGTCAAGTTGACCGGTCCGCGCAGCGTGTTGGACACCCTGAGCTTCATCGAGACCGAGCCCGTGGACCTCAAGGGCCGCAAGCGCGACGTGGCCGAGGAGCTGGCCCTGGTGGCCCCCGCGCCCTCGGTGCAGCTGGATGTGGGCCACGTGCGGCTGAGCGCCACGCTGCAGCGCCGGGCGGAACGGCGCTACTCGGGCATCCCGCTGCGCGTGGTGGACCTGCCCGCGCCGCTCTCCGTGCGGCCGCGCAGTCTGGACCTGACCATCGTGGGCGGCGAAGAAGCGCTGGCCGGCCTGGAGAAGGAGCGCATCGTGGCCCTGCTGGAGGGCGCGCGCCTGCGGCCCGGCCAGACCCAGATGCCCTGCCGGATCATCCTGCCGCCGGGCTTCAGCTGGACCAACCCGGAACCGCCGCTCTTCCGCATCGTGGGCCGCCGCGCCCAGAAGGCCCCCGCAACCCAGCGCCGCGACAGCCTGGAAGGCGCCGCGCCGCCGCCCGCGCCATGA
- a CDS encoding TrkH family potassium uptake protein codes for MNPFRISRVLGWVLISLGGLMLFPLLVSLAYPGEGDRPALLGSALLTAATGGLAVLVALRRGHGELSSRESFVVVAFSWLLMALFGTLPFLLSGQIPHFVDALFESMSGFTTTGASILGHPEGLTHGVGMWRCFTHWIGGLGIVLFTLILLPMLGAGGLSLFRAEATGPIAEKLTPRLKDTARILYLIYILLTVACALLLWAFGMDFYDSWAHSFGTIATGGFSTKDTSIAWYASPAIHITITAFMVLSGINFALYHLLVRRRDWRGVLGDSDLRLYLTLFFGFSLAIALVLVLQQGWSVGHALLGSAFQVGSLMTCTGFATENFDLWPSFARMSLVGLMVVGGMAGSTAGGIKTVRFGMILAMLRQSLRRTFQPRAVTPIRFNRRAVSPDLMLDVLACVTFYFATWGVSSLLLGWMGSPFDEAAAGVVACLSNAGPGLGRVGPAGNFSCLSDAGTLLLTADMLLGRLEFLTILVLFSRHFWRR; via the coding sequence ATGAACCCCTTCCGGATCAGCCGCGTGCTGGGCTGGGTGCTGATCAGCCTGGGCGGCCTGATGCTCTTCCCCCTGCTGGTCAGCCTGGCCTATCCCGGCGAGGGCGACCGTCCGGCCCTGCTGGGCAGCGCGCTGCTCACGGCGGCGACGGGGGGACTGGCCGTGCTGGTGGCGCTGCGGCGGGGCCACGGCGAGCTCAGCAGCCGCGAGAGCTTCGTGGTGGTGGCCTTCAGCTGGCTGCTGATGGCGCTGTTCGGCACCCTGCCCTTCCTGCTCTCCGGCCAGATTCCCCATTTCGTGGACGCGCTGTTCGAGTCCATGAGCGGCTTCACCACCACCGGGGCCAGCATCCTGGGCCACCCGGAGGGCCTGACCCACGGCGTGGGCATGTGGCGCTGCTTCACACACTGGATCGGCGGGCTGGGGATCGTGCTGTTCACGCTGATCCTGCTGCCCATGCTGGGGGCCGGCGGGCTGTCGCTGTTCCGCGCCGAGGCCACGGGGCCCATCGCGGAGAAGCTGACGCCGCGCCTCAAGGACACGGCGCGCATCCTCTACCTGATCTACATCCTGCTCACCGTGGCCTGCGCCCTGCTGCTCTGGGCCTTCGGGATGGACTTCTACGACAGCTGGGCCCACAGTTTCGGCACCATCGCGACCGGCGGCTTCTCCACCAAGGACACGTCCATCGCCTGGTACGCCAGCCCGGCCATCCACATCACGATCACGGCCTTCATGGTGCTCTCGGGGATCAACTTCGCCCTCTACCACCTGCTGGTGCGGCGCCGGGACTGGCGCGGCGTGCTGGGGGACTCGGATCTGCGCCTCTACCTGACCCTGTTCTTCGGCTTCAGCCTGGCCATCGCGCTGGTGCTGGTCCTGCAGCAGGGTTGGAGCGTGGGCCACGCCCTGCTGGGATCGGCGTTCCAGGTGGGCTCGCTGATGACCTGCACGGGCTTCGCCACGGAGAATTTCGACCTCTGGCCCAGCTTCGCGCGGATGTCCCTGGTGGGCCTGATGGTGGTGGGCGGGATGGCCGGCTCCACCGCGGGGGGCATCAAGACCGTGCGCTTCGGGATGATCCTGGCCATGCTGCGCCAGTCCCTGCGCCGGACCTTCCAGCCCCGCGCGGTCACGCCCATCCGCTTCAATCGGCGGGCGGTGAGCCCGGACCTGATGCTGGACGTGCTGGCCTGCGTGACCTTCTACTTCGCCACGTGGGGCGTGAGCAGCCTGCTGCTGGGCTGGATGGGCAGCCCCTTCGACGAGGCGGCGGCCGGCGTGGTGGCCTGCCTTTCCAACGCCGGACCGGGCCTGGGGCGCGTGGGGCCGGCGGGCAACTTCAGCTGCCTGAGCGACGCGGGCACCCTGCTGCTCACCGCCGACATGCTGCTGGGCCGGCTCGAGTTCCTCACCATCCTGGTGCTGTTCAGCCGCCACTTCTGGCGCCGCTGA